gacccttcttcagactgaagaagtctcgacctgaaacgtcacccattccttctatccagaggtgctgcctgtcccactgagttactccagcattttgtgtctatctccagtgtaaaccagcatctgcagttccttcctacacatgtataatacacttgtgtgtggcttgattgtactcatgctgTACTCAAGTATATTATGAATGTACAATtggactagatagcatgcaaacacagcttttcactgtatctagatatacttgacaataataaaccaatatattTATGTATTATACGTTTACATACTACCTTTCACAATCATAGTGTGTTACATTCTATGAAGTAGGTTTGGACTGTAATTACTGCTGGAGCGCAGGGTAAAATGCAGATATCTTTTTTTATGCATATTTGTGGCCATAACATCTGGTTCTTGGATTCAGTGCGTATACCGCAGCTTCATTCTTATCCACGTCACACTATCACTGCAGATGTGTTTCATAATCATAATGTTCACTATCTTAGATTGCCTCTGACGCTATGATGGCAAGTCCTTGGTCTTTTGCACTGTGTGGCTGTTTGGTGGATTGAATCTGATAAAAGCCGCCACTTGTTTGGTATTTGACTCCCTCAACAGTTCCAACTGCCTCTGCCCTCTTCGGAACAAGTACTCGATATGCATTACATCCGTTCTCGGTATTTGGGAGTTCTTGCGAAATTCCTCCTGAATCAGAGGCAGAAATCCAGGTTTATCTTTGGCAGCTCGAAGGAACTGTTTGTAAAGTTTTAACACCTGTTTCTGCAGTTTGCTGTGTCTGGCCATGATGTCAAATCAGTTCTGATCAATCCGAATCTAAGCGTAAACACAGAAATTATCGGTTATGGCACCTGCTGCTGGTCACTTGCAATCAAAATGTTCTAATCAACACAGAACCTTCACTGAGTATACGGCCCTAATTTGACAAAAGGAATCAACTGACAATTTTGAGTTATTGCTTGTTTTAGGGTATTTGAGATATGCTCTACACAATGGTGAACAAATTAAGTCTTCTCtgagtacaatttgaaaatatttataccagAGAAGTAAGAAACGCGTTTTCCTAATTTACAAGAAAACGCCTTTCTGTCAGTTCCTTCCTTTTGTcagtatagttcagtttagtttattgtcacgtgtactgaggtacagtgaaaagctttatcaaAGCAGTCAAGTGAACACACAAATCACATTCATTTAGTTCCGAACAAGTAGattttaaaacacaaagtgcgggaaggattcggtggaaggaatggacagatgatgtttagggctgggatctttcttcaggctgaCAATGCAGttgccctctgtctctcccccacccccctgtccctcccctacccctctgtccctcccctaccccgctgtctctcccctacccctctgtcccccccctacccccctgtccccccctgtctctcccctacccccctgtccctcccctaccccccggtccctcccctaccccccggtccctcccctacccccctgtccccccctacccctctgtccccccctacccctctgtccctcccctacccccctgtccctcccctacccccctgtctctctcccctacccctctgtccctctcctaCCCCGCtgtctctcccctacccctctgtcccccccctacccccctgtccctcccctaccccctgtctctcccctacccccctgtccctcccctaccctgtccctcccctacccccctgtctctcccctacccccgtctctcccctaccccctgtccctcccctacc
The nucleotide sequence above comes from Amblyraja radiata isolate CabotCenter1 chromosome 41, sAmbRad1.1.pri, whole genome shotgun sequence. Encoded proteins:
- the sdhaf1 gene encoding succinate dehydrogenase assembly factor 1, mitochondrial, whose protein sequence is MARHSKLQKQVLKLYKQFLRAAKDKPGFLPLIQEEFRKNSQIPRTDVMHIEYLFRRGQRQLELLRESNTKQVAAFIRFNPPNSHTVQKTKDLPS